Proteins encoded by one window of Aspergillus chevalieri M1 DNA, chromosome 6, nearly complete sequence:
- a CDS encoding glutathione S-transferase family protein (COG:J;~EggNog:ENOG410Q120;~InterPro:IPR036249,IPR040079,IPR036282,IPR010987, IPR004045,IPR004046;~PFAM:PF00043,PF14497,PF13417,PF02798;~go_function: GO:0005515 - protein binding [Evidence IEA];~go_process: GO:0006749 - glutathione metabolic process [Evidence IEA]) — MPPLGTIHTNPNNPRVSKIQAAANLNNLILTFAPFELGKTNHTPEFLSKFPLGKIPAFTSADGSVNIVESDAIAQYVAASGPAAEQLLGSNPIQRAQIRQWISFSANEMEASLIPLVLWRIGLAGFDSAKEETAFKGLERALGCLEKSLEGKEWLVDGEEVSLGDLSVASALVPGFLVVIDEEMRGRFPGVVGWYERVIGLEGVREAFGEKVFVEKRQGPPA; from the exons ATGCCCCCCCTGGGAACCATCCACACAAACCCCAACAACCCCCGTGTCTCCAAA aTCCAAGCCGCCGCCAACCTCAACAACCTAATCCTCACCTTCGCCCCCTTCGAACTAGGCAAAACAAACCACACCCCAGAATTCCTCTCAAAATTCCCACTCGGCAAAATCCCCGCCTTCACATCCGCCGATGGCAGTGTAAATATTGTCGAGTCGGACGCCATCGCGCAGTACGTTGCTGCAAGCGGCCCAGCCGCGGAGCAGCTCCTGGGCAGTAATCCGATCCAGCGCGCGCAGATACGGCAGTGGATCAGCTTCTCAGCGAATGAGATGGAAGCGTCGCTGATCCCGTTGGTGCTCTGGCGGATTGGACTCGCTGGGTTTGATTCGGCGAAGGAAGAAACTGCGTTTAAGGGCCTGGAGCGGGCGTTAGGTTGCCTGGAGAAAAGTCTGGAAGGGAAGGAGTGGTTAgttgatggggaggaggTGAGTTTGGGGGATTTAAGTGTTGCGTCGGCGTTGGTGCCGGGGTTTTTGGTGGTTATTGATGAGGAGATGAGAGGGAGGTTTCCGGGTGTTGTGGGATGGTATGAGAGGGTTATTGGGTTGGAGGGGGTTAGAGAGGCATTTGGGGAGAAGGTGTTTGTTGAGAAGAGGCAGGGTCCTCCGGCTTAA
- a CDS encoding NAD(P)-dependent oxidoreductase (COG:S;~EggNog:ENOG410PQK3;~InterPro:IPR036291,IPR016040), which yields MKMHLLILGASGAIGSKFCDMAIDQGHRLTLLVRNPSRLPDTIVHNESINVIEGTLDNEAAIDQASRCGGDAFISFAGPSPGTTGTPLTNGYKTLIPRLLRQNITRILVLSTPSYRSEPDTDSFKWKVGIWTIRTFCPGAYQEVTGIGEFVSSLRIADGVRWTVFRVGGLTNGAEEPVKSTYVGSGEDGFWISRASAARWVLEEVIENKWVGRTPYICN from the exons ATGAAGATGCATCTTCTTATCCTCGGAGCTTCCG GTGCGATCGGGAGCAAATTCTGCGACATGGCAATTGACCAGGGACATCGGCTTACTCTGTTGGTTCGTAATCCAAGCAGGCTTCCAGACACCATCGTGCACAACGAAAGCATCAATGTTATCGAAGGCACACTCGACAATGAAGCAGCTATAGACCAAGCCTCACGATGCGGTGGAGATGCCTTCATCTCGTTCGCGGGGCCGTCACCAGGGACGACAGGGACC CCTCTAACAAACGGATACAAAACCCTAATACCTCGTCTCCTCCGCCAAAATATCACCCGTATCCTCGTCCTAAGCACCCCTTCCTACCGCTCTGAACCGGATACCGACTCGTTCAAATGGAAAGTAGGAATCTGGACCATAAGAACCTTCTGTCCTGGAGCGTATCAGGAGGTGACTGGTATCGGGGAATTTGTGTCGTCGTTACGTATTGCTGATGGGGTACGGTGGACGGTATTTCGGGTTGGTGGGTTGACAAATGGCGCGGAGGAGCCGGTCAAGTCGACATACGTGGGTAGCGGGGAGGATGGCTTTTGGATTAGTAGAGCTAGTGCGGCGAGGTGGGTGTTGGAAGAGGTCATTGAAAATAAATGGGTTGGAAGGACGCCTTATATCTGTAACTAG
- a CDS encoding Zn(II)2Cys6 transcription factor (COG:S;~EggNog:ENOG410PQGI;~InterPro:IPR036864,IPR001138;~PFAM:PF00172;~go_function: GO:0000981 - DNA-binding transcription factor activity, RNA polymerase II-specific [Evidence IEA];~go_function: GO:0008270 - zinc ion binding [Evidence IEA];~go_process: GO:0006355 - regulation of transcription, DNA-templated [Evidence IEA]), with amino-acid sequence MPPRRSHTKSRHGCDRCRRRRIKCDEGGPPCTNCVARNAECQYSTGRLFQLSQYDAQSLPNPVPQGETCRSAMGHGVNDSETRLNDEPPPSFSLSPNRMRELELMHQWCMKTCHSFSSDLSNVFGTYVVQQALHHPFLMDALLALSSLHIANDLASANTNNIEISTNDGPNPASTEDYIIDALHYQNQAAPAFRAALEHIYPSNCNALFACSAIMMACAVISSFSQPGENTGMGTLTALLPFIKGVHVVIDRSRDWLASGPFGLVMQCHLDDDWLSFQPEDVELLPSRIREIHRLCSRSQTSDVCTRAVVMLAKCYVKADAMALPWLVVVGDEFARLVQEGRPMALLICMCWGVLLNRLEGIWWAKASGRKIVAQLVPRLVGAEEWGDIVNWAKEETSIEAGT; translated from the coding sequence ATGCCACCCAGACGCTCTCATACAAAATCACGGCATGGATGTGACCGGTGTAGAAGAAGGCGGATCAAATGCGACGAAGGTGGCCCGCCGTGCACAAACTGTGTAGCGCGAAATGCAGAGTGTCAATATTCCACAGGGAGGCTGTTCCAACTCTCTCAATATGACGCTCAGTCTCTTCCCAATCCTGTACCACAGGGAGAGACGTGTCGGTCTGCAATGGGGCATGGGGTCAATGATTCCGAGACGCGCCTAAATGATGAACCTCCACCTTCATTTTCACTGTCTCCGAACCGCATGCGAGAACTCGAACTCATGCACCAATGGTGCATGAAGACCTGCCACAGTTTCTCATCTGACTTGAGTAATGTCTTTGGGACTTACGTCGTGCAGCAGGCGCTCCATCACCCATTCTTGATGGACGCATTATTGGCATTATCATCCCTGCATATAGCCAATGATCTTGCTTccgccaacaccaacaacattGAAATATCTACCAACGATGGACCAAACCCAGCTTCTACAGAAGACTACATCATCGATGCCCTACATTATCAAAACCAAGCAGCCCCAGCCTTCCGCGCTGCCCTCGAACACATATACCCGTCAAACTGCAATGCACTTTTCGCATGCTCCGCGATAATGATGGCTTGCGCCGTTATATCGTCCTTCTCCCAACCTGGCGAGAACACTGGCATGGGCACCCTAACAGCACTTCTCCCCTTCATCAAAGGAGTGCATGTTGTCATTGACAGATCCCGAGACTGGCTGGCGAGTGGGCCGTTTGGGCTCGTTATGCAGTGTCATTTGGACGACGACTGGTTATCATTCCAGCCAGAAGATGTTGAGCTGCTGCCGAGTCGAATACGGGAAATACACCGTCTTTGCTCTCGCTCACAGACATCGGACGTATGTACCCGGGCTGTTGTCATGCTGGCGAAGTGCTATGTGAAAGCAGACGCAATGGCCCTTCCATGGTTAGTCGTCGTTGGTGACGAGTTTGCGAGGCTTGTCCAGGAGGGACGGCCCATGGCGTTGTTGATATGTATGTGTTGGGGGGTGCTGCTCAATCGTCTGGAAGGGATTTGGTGGGCGAAAGCATCTGGAAGGAAGATAGTAGCGCAGTTGGTACCGCGCTTAGTTGGTGCTGAAGAGTGGGGTGATATAGTGAACTGGGCAAAGGAAGAGACGAGTATTGAGGCTGGGACATGA
- a CDS encoding uncharacterized protein (COG:Q;~EggNog:ENOG410Q2CR;~InterPro:IPR008972,IPR011707,IPR011706,IPR033138;~PFAM:PF07732,PF07731;~SECRETED:SignalP(1-15);~go_function: GO:0005507 - copper ion binding [Evidence IEA];~go_function: GO:0016491 - oxidoreductase activity [Evidence IEA];~go_process: GO:0055114 - oxidation-reduction process [Evidence IEA]), which translates to MALLLTSLLAGLVSAIPHPSSSAVATPSASLAPAAHCTARPNGQLPSQTPVDFHFSGNVRTYYIAAEETEWDYAPSGWDNWLGVPIKASIRAKIADYLSTPLITKWKKAVYRGYTDASFSEKTVQPPWQGIQGPTIRAEVGDMVEILFLNNLATHYASMHSMGLAYSKENEGSIYELTNETYTGDGVPPGACVLYKWVVPESAAPNDNEPATMHAYHSYVSMQEDMNAGLIGPQMTYQRGKMNETRRRYREFPVLLEGTDESVSFFAAENAKRAGQNVTVDYEKHFSELRQYGNESTWKPQMTNLLSSTQYDDAPTFYSLNGMILNNLPTFEMCLNDEVIWYVYGQGEDPHSFHMHGNGFVYNGNRMSAISAIPGTMSTLYMNATAPGTWQVICHSNEHQSKGMVAYYSIKDSECPPFTL; encoded by the exons ATGGCCcttcttctcacttctcTCCTAGCCGGACTGGTTTCGGCTATTCCCCACCCATCATCGTCTGCAGTCGCAACACCTTCTGCAAGTTTAGCACCGGCAGCACACTGCACGGCCCGTCCAAATGGCCAATTGCCCTCCCAGACTCCCGTCGATTTCCACTTCAGCGGTAATGTCCGGACATACTACATCGCCGCCGAAGAAACCGAATGGGATTATGCTCCCTCGGGCTGGGACAACTGGCTCGGCGTGCCCATCAAGGCCTCCATCCGCGCCAAAATCGCCGACTATCTGAGCACCCCGCTCATCACCAAATGGAAGAAGGCTGTCTACCGCGGCTACACCGATGCGTCCTTCTCGGAGAAGACCGTCCAGCCGCCGTGGCAGGGTATCCAGGGTCCGACGATCCGCGCGGAAGTCGGCGATATGGTGGAGATCTTGTTCCTGAATAATCTTGCGACGCACTACGCCTCGATGCACTCGATGGGCCTCGCCTACTCGAAGGAAAACGAAGGCTCGATCTACGAACTCACCAACGAAACCTACACAGGCGACGGCGTCCCACCGGGCGCCTGCGTTCTGTACAAATGGGTCGTCCCCGAAAGCGCAGCCCCCAATGACAATGAACCCGCCACCATGCACGCATACCACAGCTACGTTAGCATGCAGGAGGACATGAACGCTGGCCTTATCGGACCGCAGATGACATACCAGCGCGGCAAGATGAACGAGACTAGGAGGCGGTACCGGGAGTTTCCTGTTCTGTTGGAAGGAACTGACGAGTCAGTTTCATTCTTTGCCGCGGAGAATGCGAAACGCGCCGGACAGAATGTTACTGTGGACTATGAGAAGCACTTTTCGGAGTTGCGGCAGTATGGAAATGAGTCGACTTGGAAGCCGCAGATGACGAATTTGTTGTCGTCGACGCAGTATGATGATGCGCCGACGTTTTACTCGCTTAATGGGATGATTCTGAACAATCTGCCTACGTTTGAGATGTGCCTCAATGACGAGGTCATCTGGTATGTCTATG GCCAGGGAGAAGACCCCCACAGCTTCCACATGCACGGCAACGGCTTCGTTTACAACGGCAACAGGATGAGCGCAATCA GCGCCATTCCCGGCACCATGTCCACATTGTACATGAACGCCACTGCCCCCGGAACGTGGCAGGTCATCTGCCACAGCAATGAGCACCAGTCCAAGGGTATGGTGGCTTACTATTCCATCAAGGATAGCGAGTGCCCTCCCTTCACTCTGTAG
- a CDS encoding uncharacterized protein (COG:G;~EggNog:ENOG410PKHQ;~InterPro:IPR029061,IPR033248,IPR009014,IPR005474, IPR005475;~PFAM:PF02780;~go_function: GO:0003824 - catalytic activity [Evidence IEA]) has translation MTGYRFPVDLSQFKNLKLDPKSSKLSAEQKQDLQHNIDVFRDAIVAFTATGSARGLAGHTGGPFDTAPEVCILLAFINANPGGYIDALFDEAGHRVATQYLLAALDGKIEPNHLLNYRDADSKLPGHPELGLTPGVKFSSGRLGHMWGMVNGIAMANKEKNVILLGSDGSQQEGNDAEAARIAVANDLNVKLFIDNNDVTIAGHPSQYLKGYEIGRTLEGHGLKVLRAEGENLDSLYAGVSEVINYKGPAALIVDRKMAAGIEGIEGKINAHDVIPVDIARKYLTNRGYKPEDLQFYDLIKASSNTHQYLGSTKDKGANRVIFGEAVNSVLDGLSKEEAARRVMVIDSDLEGSTGLKGIHGAHPEVFVPSGVMERGNFSAAAGFGFGSDGTRQGVFSTFSAFLEMCVSEITMARLNGCSVLSHFSHSGVDEIADNTCHFGLNHFFADNGLMDAESTALYFPADGEQMKAIVRKVFFNKGLRFIFSTRSKVPYILKAGSEEKLFGDGYEFTPGKEEFIRHGSAGYVVSYGDMLYRSLDAVERLRAEGLDVGLVNKPTLNIVDEDAIKVYGSSPFLVVVESIAQKTGLGSRLGTHLLERKLTPKYRTLGAVKEGSGGLYQQVNAQGLGPDDIVKAIRDTAGK, from the coding sequence ATGACCGGCTATCGGTTCCCCGTCGACCTCTCCCAATTCAAAAACCTCAAGCTCGACCCTAAGAGCTCGAAGCTCTCAGCTGAGCAGAAGCAAGATCTTCAGCACAACATTGATGTCTTTCGCGATGCGATCGTAGCCTTCACAGCAACTGGTTCCGCGCGTGGACTGGCAGGTCACACCGGTGGTCCCTTCGACACAGCTCCCGAAGTGTGTATTCTGTTGGCATTCATTAACGCGAACCCCGGAGGATATATTGACGCTTTGTTCGATGAAGCTGGCCACCGGGTAGCTACACAGTACCTCCTCGCGGCATTGGACGGCAAGATCGAGCCCAACCACCTCCTGAACTACCGTGATGCAGACTCGAAACTCCCTGGACACCCCGAACTCGGTCTTACACCAGGGGTGAAGTTTAGTTCTGGACGCCTTGGACACATGTGGGGAATGGTTAACGGTATCGCCATGGCgaacaaggaaaagaatgtGATCCTGTTGGGCTCAGACGGATCCCAGCAGGAAGGTAACGATGCCGAGGCGGCCCGTATCGCCGTCGCCAACGACCTCAACGTTAAATTGTTCATCGACAACAACGATGTCACTATCGCCGGACACCCCTCGCAGTATCTCAAGGGCTATGAAATCGGTCGCACACTCGAAGGTCATGGACTCAAGGTCCTCCGCGCCGAAGGCGAGAACCTGGACTCGCTGTACGCTGGTGTCTCCGAAGTCATCAACTACAAGGGCCCTGCGGCCCTCATCGTGGACCGCAAGATGGCCGCTGGTATCGAAGGCATCGAGGGCAAGATCAACGCCCACGATGTCATCCCCGTCGACATCGCCCGCAAGTACCTCACTAACCGCGGATACAAACCAGAGGACCTGCAATTCTACGACCTGATCAAGGCCTCTTCAAACACCCACCAATATCTCGGCTCAACAAAGGACAAGGGCGCGAACCGTGTCATATTCGGTGAGGCCGTGAACTCTGTCCTTGACGGTCTTAGCAAAGAAGAAGCCGCCCGCCGGGTCATGGTTATCGACTCGGATCTCGAAGGCTCCACTGGTTTGAAGGGCATCCACGGCGCACACCCCGAAGTCTTCGTTCCATCTGGTGTCATGGAGCGCGGCAACTTCTCCGCAGCCGCAGGCTTCGGTTTCGGCTCCGACGGCACTCGCCAGGGCGTTTTCTCGACCTTCTCCGCGTTCCTAGAGATGTGCGTTTCCGAAATCACCATGGCCCGGTTGAACGGCTGCTCCGTGCTCTCGCACTTCTCGCACTCCGGCGTCGACGAAATCGCAGACAACACCTGCCACTTTGGTCTGAACCACTTCTTCGCCGACAACGGCCTCATGGACGCCGAGagcacggcgctctacttcCCCGCTGACGGCGAGCAGATGAAGGCCATCGTCCGCAAGGTCTTCTTCAACAAGGGTCTGCGATTCATCTTCTCCACCCGCTCCAAGGTACCCTACATCCTCAAGGCGGGCAGCGAGGAGAAGCTCTTCGGCGACGGCTACGAGTTCACGCCCGGCAAGGAAGAATTTATTCGTCACGGCTCGGCCGGCTACGTAGTTTCCTATGGTGACATGCTGTACCGCTCACTCGACGCCGTCGAGCGTCTGCGCGCAGAAGGTCTGGACGTTGGTCTCGTGAACAAGCCGACGCTGAACATCGTCGACGAAGACGCCATCAAGGTGTACGGCTCAAgccccttcctcgtcgtgGTTGAGTCTATTGCGCAGAAGACGGGTCTGGGCTCGAGACTTGGGACGCATCTTCTCGAGAGGAAGCTCACTCCTAAGTACCGGACCTTGGGTGCTGTTAAGGAGGGCTCTGGTGGCTTGTACCAGCAGGTGAATGCACAGGGCCTGGGGCCGGATGATATTGTTAAGGCGATTAGGGATACTGCGGGTAAATAG
- a CDS encoding uncharacterized protein (COG:S;~EggNog:ENOG410PJ2B;~InterPro:IPR018823,IPR018820;~PFAM:PF13515,PF10334;~TransMembrane:9 (o6-30i42-62o68-91i495-512o518-534i546-567o573-590i595-614o634-662i)), whose amino-acid sequence MRLRVLEMGIIVMLVLCRRCGLLLWGANTLRAWKPMELQDPMVAFSIFSCVTITRGGAFITVDEGLSFITRLLKGFMLGFAIATGVSLFILPITSRGHVFQDIKSYVSQIETVLQAQISFVKRSSTSGVWTGDQGLLERTRSAQSGRSGNGGNESNNVSSLESKKQQLAASMGKLNALHGKLQSDLFYSKDEFAWGKLSAGDLNRIGDLLRNVLLPLSGMAMLPDILDMTVNGEGIRNNSMGSLADPEEDNLKRSEIKKVVETLEERLGSCTDLMRSGLQYVLHTIGLVKHKNLEKQLKARNNGSGAHDEESKGDIVGPLQQDFTAHFEEALYRYDAQRKELPEALASLEAFSSSEKRDGASTKSDSEMLADPDVRQEFFLIVYMDHLQHDLLHATLDLVKFADRKVADGIMKRSRFIFPKQGSIWNWLTSTWTKPSSDNSTHRRSTAGTISTYQNTTTQPFPDPETLTPSNIFEKTSTILRQISRLIRSEKSIFGFRVAAAAFCVGIVAYLHKTQEFFIRQRGIWAMIVIVIGMSPTSGQTMFGFVARIAATVVSLALSLIVWYIVDGKTPGVIVFLYLANVFEYYFYLKTPQYFGAAMIAIVTLNVIVGYELQVRKLGLETATSNGQPYYPIYLFGPYKLATVAIGCGISFFWVVFPYPITAKSRLRKMLGRGLFVLAEFYSAMHATVEVWLGELDSPTGNSTVAIQGGHRSHEKLAKNRQKLFKEEMTLLNALRAHSHFTNFEPPIGGKFPKQTYDALISETQRMLTAMALMAYTTQNLSSPGPDPHTQHQYQSQERNPRDNTWSTHLAHIAQTSPTFNSHTPTSLLCHLSASLSNAQPLPPFLAAGDSFPLAREMQKVDGKLLSIRYIEDPGFSAFVALEVLRSVVGVSLRELLSNVRMLVGEISFNFHVEDEGDEEVRLMSASGRD is encoded by the exons ATGCGTCTGAGAGTGTTAGAAATGGGTATAATAGTGATGCTTGTGCTGTGTCGGCGGTGTGGCTTATTGTTATG GGGCGCTAATACGCTGCGAGCATGGAAGCCTATGGAACTGCAGGATCCTATGGTTGCTTTCTCTATTTTCTCGTGTGTTACGATAACTCGAGGGGGGGCATTTATCACAGTGGACGAAGGTCTGTCGTTCATCACACGACTGCTGAAAGGGTTCATGCTTGGTTTCGCCATTGCAACTGGCGTATCTCTTTTTATCCTCcccatcaccagcaggggaCACGTCTTCCAAGACATAAAAAGTTACGTCTCTCAAATCGAGACCGTACTGCAGGCGCAGATATCTTTCGTCAAGCGAAGTTCGACATCAGGTGTCTGGACCGGCGACCAGGGTCTCCTGGAGCGAACACGGAGCGCGCAAAGCGGGAGGTCAGGTAACGGAGGCAACGAATCAAATAATGTGTCTAGTCTGGAGTCGAAAAAGCAGCAGCTTGCCGCTTCGATGGGGAAGCTGAATGCCTTACATGGTAAATTACAGTCCGATTTATTCTATTCAAAGGATGAGTTCGCGTGGGGGAAGCTATCCGCAGGCGATCTTAACAGAATAGGTGATCTACTCCGAAATGTCCTATTACCTCTTTCTGGAATGGCCATGCTTCCGGATATTCTGGACATGACTGTCaatggtgaaggaatacggAACAATTCGATGGGAAGTCTTGCGGACCCAGAAGAGGACAACCTCAAACGCTCTGAAATTAAAAAAGTTGTGGAAACACTCGAAGAGCGTCTTGGAAGCTGCACTGACCTGATGCGCTCTGGGCTGCAATATGTGCTCCACACCATCGGGCTAGTTAAACACAAGAACTTGGAAAAACAACTCAAGGCACGAAACAATGGATCAGGCGCCCATGACGAAGAGTCCAAAGGTGACATTGTCGGTCCGCTTCAGCAAGACTTCACAGCCCACTTCGAGGAGGCTTTATATCGATACGACGCACAGCGCAAGGAACTGCCAGAAGCGCTCGCGTCTCTGGAGGCTTTCTCATCGTCAGAAAAACGTGACGGAGCATCGACCAAGTCTGACTCAGAAATGCTCGCTGACCCCGATGTCAGACAAGAATTCTTTCTCATTGTATACATGGATCATTTACAGCATGACTTGCTGCATGCAACACTTGATTTGGTAAAGTTCGCAGACCGCAAGGTTGCAGACGGCATCATGAAACGGAGCAGATTCATATTCCCAAAACAGGGCTCGATTTGGAACTGGCTAACATCAACCTGGACCAAACCATCATCTGACAACTCTACCCATCGACGATCCACCGCAGGCACTATATCAACATACCAAAACACCACCACACAACCTTTCCCAGACCCTGAAACCCTCACCCCATCAAACATCTTCGAAAAAACGAGCACAATCCTCCGCCAAATATCCCGCCTCATCCGCTCCGAGAAAAGCATTTTCGGCTTCCGCGTAGCAGCCGCTGCGTTCTGCGTGGGTATCGTGGCCTATCTCCATAAAACGCAGGAATTTTTCATCCGTCAACGCGGTATATGGGCTATGATCGTTATCGTGATCGGAATGAGTCCCACGAGTGGACAGACGATGTTCGGGTTTGTGGCTCGTATTGCTGCTACGGTTGTTTCGCTTGCATTGAGCTTAATTGTGTGGTATATCGTTGATGGGAAGACTCCTGGAGTTATTGTTTTTCTGTACCTTGCTAATGTCTTTGAG TACTACTTCTACCTCAAAACTCCCCAATACTTCGGCGCCGCGATGATAGCAATCGTGACGCTCAACGTAATCGTCGGCTACGAGCTACAAGTCCGCAAACTAGGCCTTGAAACAGCAACCTCCAACGGCCAGCCCTACTACCCGATTTACCTCTTCGGTCCGTACAAACTCGCGACTGTGGCTATTGGCTGTGGGATCTCGTTCTTCTGGGTGGTGTTTCCTTATCCGATTACTGCGAAGTCGAGATTACGGAAGATGCTGGGAAGGGGGTTGTTTGTGCTTGCGGAGTTTTATAGTGCTATGCATGCTACTGTTGAGGTTTGGTTGGGTGAGCTTGACAGTCCCACTGGCAATAGCACTGTTGCGATACAGGGAGGACACAGATCCCATGAGAAACTGGCAAAAAATAGACAAAAACTCTTCAAGGAGGAAATGACCCTCCTCAACGCCCTCCGCGCTCACAGCCACTTCACAAACTTCGAGCCTCCCATCGGCGGCAAATTTCCCAAACAAACCTATGACGCTTTAATTTCCGAAACCCAACGCATGCTAACAGCCATGGCACTAATGGCATATACAACACAAAACCTCTCCAGCCCCGGTCCCGACCCTCACACCCAACACCAATACCAGAGCCAGGAACGCAACCCGAGGGACaatacatggtcaacccacctcGCGCATATAGCCCAAACTTCGCCAACCTTCAACTCGCACACCCCAACCTCACTACTCTGCCACCTCTCCGCATCATTATCAAACGCGCAGCCTTTACCCCCGTTCCTCGCAGCGGGAGATTCGTTCCCGCTAGCTAGGGAGATGCAGAAAGTTGATGGTAAATTGTTGAGTATTCGGTATATCGAGGATCCGGGGTTTTCGGCATTTGTGGCGTTGGAGGTGCTGAGGAGTGTTGTGGGGGTGAGTTTGCGGGAACTACTGAG TAATGTGAGGATGCTGGTTGGAGAGATAAGTTTTAACTTTCACGTGGAGGATgagggggatgaggaggTTAGGTTGATGTCTGCGTCGGGAAGGGATTGA